The DNA sequence ATCAGAGATGTGCTGGCCCAGAAAGAAAGGATCATAAGAACCTCTCTCTCTGGAGCTACAAAGAACTCATTTTTAGCATCTTTTGCATCATGAGAATTAGCTTATgaacaaaagtaaaataggcaataaaacaaaatgttgATTTGCAAAGGaattgtattaaaataatctgtCAGAGGTTCATGCAACGggcaataaaacaaaatgtcGATTTGCAAAGTAAAACGCCCACCTCATCAGTTCTTCTTTCCGAATTACTTTGCTTGATGAGTTAGACCTATGTCAAATTTTCCATAATGGCAACAACATAATATTTGCAAAAGTCAGAACTAGCTATTATCAAAGTGGGACCAACGATACCTGGTGACATATATTTGCAAAAGTCAGAACTAGCTATTATCAAAGTGGGACCAACGATACCTGGTGACATATACTTGATAGATGTGAAGAGACTTGGAAGAGAGATTATAAACAGCACGCTCAATGTGGTCCTtcccaaacaaataaacaacaGGGTAACCAAGCAGCCATCTGTGGTAGCATTACAATCTCCATGAAACTCACGGGGAGGTaggaaaaaagaaagcaaTGTGTATGCTAATCATGCTAAACTTACATCCTaaacaggaaaatgtcaagtactttaaaaatcattttttaataatatgatGAATATGAATCACCAATAAACCAAAAACGGCAGCATTATCGGATAAAAATCAGATAAAATGTACATTAGGGATAAAAGTAAAGAGTTACCCTACCCGTTAAGCGTTGGGATGGTTACATCACTTTCCTGAAGGCAGTAGCTTAGATCGACCATCACAGGAGATTCAAAAACAGCAGGTCCATCAAGAGAGGACCCAATGTTGTGAGTTTCTCGTCTTTGAAAGTGATCACCGTTTACTCCATCAGTGTGAAAAACAGAGGAGAACAACTTTTGAGCTGACAGAAGCTGCATCATTGCAGGGCTTTCCTCCGCCTGTGTCATCATCTGGAATCATACCATCGAGGCGTTATGCTATATCCACAAAAGATACACCCAAAAAATATGACAGTTTGTCAGAAGATAATATAACCTTTGGAGGATCAGTTTCGAGGTCCACAAACAGCACCGCAGTTTCCAAACTTGATTTGACGAAGTCTGCAAGTGCTCTGGCCTCAACCAGATACACCATATCATCTACTACCAAGACGTACAAAAGCTTACATATCGAGGACTCCTGCGAGTTCAGCATATACATGAAATAAACGATAAGCTTGAAAGGAGCCCCAAGAATTAGCTGAAACAAGAGGCATGTTATTTCTCAATAGTTAACAGTGCTAAAATACTCAACTGGAATACTCATTCATTGATATCTTTCGCATATGTCAATTATGCTATGGAGACATCAATATAGAACATCACAGTTCGTAAACACATGGATGAACCGATTATATCAAGCTGGTAGAACACTGAATTACCTTCTTGCAGTATTCAACAAATGCACAAAGATTATTCCCCAATTCAGGCATCTTCCCACCATAATCTACCATGATGCAAGGTCTCATTCTTGAACACAAAGCCAAAATATCTGCATATAGAAATTATATCAACAATCAACCACTCACATGCCCAAAATCCCGTTCTCCAAATCATACTCAAAAAGCACAAGTTCAATTCAGCTACTAATAACGTAGAGCAGCAAATGAATATTACGAAAAGTGGATTATCCATCTATTCCACAAAATTGCACcaattcaaaccaaaaaaacaacGAAGGACCAATAACGAAACCGTAGCTTTGAGTTTCCCCAAACCAGCtaaataaatagatgaaaAGCGAGCAAGCCATCAATCGATCAATTCAATAAAAGGAGCTTCAAATGGCAATCAACTTGAGcagaaaatcaacaaaaaaacaagGCAATTACCGGTTTGAAGCCGAGATTTAGAAGAAGGCTTAAGCCTCCATTTAATTTGAGAAAGAGATTtatcaaaaaccctcaacacTTCTTCCAATTTTGCCGCGTCCATTTCCAGTTTTCCGAAACAGAATAACTAACAGTGCTTTATCTAGTAAGTAGTGCAAATAATTAGCACAATATTTGTTAAGGATGAAGTTCCTTAACTCGGATAATTCGCGTCGAACGTCGCGGGAGCTTTTGCCCGTCGATGAATCCGGCGTCAAATTATAGAATAAAAGGCAGTCGCCGGAGCTTTGCCGGTCGATCAAACCAAGAACGATACGATAGAAGcgtaaagataaaataaaaggataattGATATTTCTGAATTATGGAAATGAATAACAAGGTCCCTATTTATAATGCTAAATACCTAACTTAGggaataagaaaataatcttaataaatatgaaaagatatgGAAATCAAtgactaaataaataatgagatATGAGGAATATTTTAGGAGATATgctcgtatcaactcccccacggtTAAAAttcaccttgtcctcaaggtggaaacCACGACACAACAAAGAGAGTCGAAAACAACAACTTCGGCAAGATATCTCTCCATGTGTTAACCAATACTTGAGCAATTTTCTGGTTGCTTCTGGTCTCCTCAGTCGGCTTAGACAAAAACATAATGTCCTTTCCAAGgtcatttttcttcaattgttCTCTTTGACCAAACTGATCCAAACTAATTAGAAGATCAAAGAAAATCCTCAGAATTGCAGCACAGACATTAATGCTTGGCAAACTCCCATCAGGTAGTAGCTTGAGCCAATTCTTTAGGGGATTCAAAACTCCATTATCAGGCGgagcttcatcttcttcaacacacATATGCacaaatttatcttttataatcaaaattgaCTTCTTTCCCTCTACAGATTTCAATTCCCTCGCATCATCTTCCTGTGcttccaagataaaataaaaggataattGATATTTCTGAATTATGGAAATGAATAACAAGGTCCCTATTTATAATGCTAAATACCTAACTTAGggaataagaaaataatcttaataaatatgaaaagatatgGAAATCAAtgactaaataaataatgagatATGAGGAATATTTTAGGAGATATGCTCGTATCaatattcttgattttttttattttattttacatataattagGCTCTAGTGTAATGATGTTTTCTTATTCTTGAAATTCT is a window from the Salvia hispanica cultivar TCC Black 2014 chromosome 1, UniMelb_Shisp_WGS_1.0, whole genome shotgun sequence genome containing:
- the LOC125201626 gene encoding uncharacterized protein LOC125201626, which codes for MDAAKLEEVLRVFDKSLSQIKWRLKPSSKSRLQTDILALCSRMRPCIMVDYGGKMPELGNNLCAFVEYCKKESSICKLLYVLVVDDMVYLVEARALADFVKSSLETAVLFVDLETDPPKMMTQAEESPAMMQLLSAQKLFSSVFHTDGVNGDHFQRRETHNIGSSLDGPAVFESPVMVDLSYCLQESDVTIPTLNGWLLGYPVVYLFGKDHIERAVYNLSSKSLHIYQVYVTRSNSSSKVIRKEELMSFTVPYDLSLEGSNEPWAKSFLAALKERWEKCKHIWGSLHMEVSGCYPQAIAL